A single region of the Sphaeramia orbicularis chromosome 6, fSphaOr1.1, whole genome shotgun sequence genome encodes:
- the LOC115421281 gene encoding LOW QUALITY PROTEIN: SUMO-activating enzyme subunit 2-like (The sequence of the model RefSeq protein was modified relative to this genomic sequence to represent the inferred CDS: inserted 2 bases in 2 codons) — protein sequence MVQLVGSLRKELADSLSTCKVLVVGAGGIGXELLKNLVLTGFKNIEVIDLDTIDVSNLNRQFLFQKKHVGKSKHRFVAKESALQFCPTANITAYHDSIMNPDYNVEFFRKFMLVMNALDNRAARNHVNRMCLAADIPLIESGTAGYLGQVTVIKKGLTECYECQPKPTQKTFPGCTIRNTPSEPIHCIVWANIFSTLGEEDADXEVSPDTADPEAVWKPEEAAARATASEKDGDIKRVSTKDWARSTGYDPVKLFNKLFKDDIMYLLTMDKLWKKRKAPTPLDWQQLENRVCPQEESPGSGLKDQQVLGVWGYCQLFQHSVETLRTQLQEKGDGAELVWDKDDPPAMDFVTAAANLRMHIFSMNMKSRFDVKSMAGNIIPAIATTNAVIAGLIVLEGLKILSGEVESCRTIFLNKCPNLRKKLLVPCVLDPPSANCYVCASKPEVTVKLNVHKTMVLSLQDRILKERFGMVAPDVQIEDGKGTILISSEEGETEANNSKFLADFGIRNGSRLQVDDFLQDYTLLVNVLHTEELERDVEFEVVGEAPDKAPPPQSNQEDVNSITNGNKDSAQPSTSSKARAEDDDIMIVDSDEEGASSSAAAGTAATPSGTKRKHSDAETGETSIKRPRTDQSGAAADNDDDDDIIALD from the exons ATGGTCCAACTAGTGGGTTCCCTCCGAAAAGAGCTGGCTGACTCCCTTTCCACCTGTAAGGTGCTGGTGGTGGGAGCCGGAGGGATCG GTGAGCTGCTGAAGAACCTCGTCCTCACCGGCTTCAAAAATATCGAAGTG ATCGACTTGGACACAATTGATGTCAGCAACCTGAACCGTCAGTTCCTCTTTCAAAAGAAGCATGTTGGCAAGTCCAAGCACAGGTTT GTGGCCAAGGAGAGTGCTTTGCAGTTTTGTCCCACTGCAAATATTACTGCCTACCATGACAGCATCATGAA CCCTGACTACAATGTGGAATTCTTCAGGAAGTTCATGCTGGTGATGAATGCTCTAGATAACAGAG CGGCCCGTAACCATGTGAACAGGATGTGTTTGGCAGCAGACATCCCTCTTATAGAGAGCGGCACTGCTGGATACCTTGGACAAGTCACTGTCATTAAGAAG GGATTGACAGAGTGCTACGAGTGCCAACCTAAGCCCACTCAGAAGACCTTCCCAGGATGCACCATCAGAAATACGCCATCTGAACCCATTCACTGTATCGTCTGGGCAAATATCTTTTCAA CTCTTGGAGAAGAGGATGCAG CAGAAGTGTCACCAGACACTGCTGACCCGGAGGCAGTCT GGAAACCAGAGGAGGCAGCAGCTCGCGCCACAGCCTCAGAAAAGGACGGAGATATCAAACGTGTGTCCACCAAAGACTGGGCCCGTTCCACAGGATATGACCCCGTCAAGCTTTTCAACAAG CTGTTCAAAGATGACATCATGTATCTGCTCACCATGGACAAATTGTGGAAGAAGAGAAAAGCTCCAACACCTCTGGACTGGCAGCAGCTGGAGAACAGGG TGTGTCCTCAAGAGGAGTCTCCAGGATCAGGTTTAAAGGACCAGCAGGTTCTGGGCGTTTGGGGTTACTGCCAGCTGTTCCAGCACAGTGTGGAGACGCTCCGCACCCAGCTGCAGGAGAAGGGAGACGGAGCTGAGCTCGTCTGGGACAAG GATGATCCTCCAGCCATGGACTTTGTCACTGCCGCAGCCAACCTCCGTATGCACATCTTTAGCATGAACATGAAGAGTCGTTTTGATGTCAAGT cTATGGCAGGTAACATCATTCCAGCTATTGCTACAACCAACGCCGTCATCGCTGGACTTATCGTTCTGGaaggactgaagatcctgtctgGAGAAGTGGAGTCCTGTCGCACG ATCTTCCTGAACAAGTGTCCGAACCTCAGGAAGAAGCTGCTGGTGCCGTGCGTCCTGGACCCGCCCAGCGCCAACTGCTACGTCTGCGCCAGCAAACCTGAAGTCACAGTCAAACTCAACGTCCACAAAACCATGGTCCTCTCGCTGCAGGACAGA ATCCTTAAGGAGAGGTTTGGTATGGTGGCTCCAGATGTTCAGATAGAAGACGGAAAAGGGACCATCCTCATCTCCTCAGAGGAAGGGGAGACAGAAG CCAACAACAGCAAATTTCTTGCTGACTTTGGGATCCGTAACGGCAGCCGTCTCCAAGTCGACGACTTCCTCCAAGACTACACACTCCTGGTTAATGTCCTGCACAC TGAGGAACTTGAGAGGGATGTGGAGTTTGAGGTGGTGGGCGAGGCTCCAGACAAAGCCCCACCGCCTCAGAGTAACCAGGAGGATGTGAACAGTATCACCAACGGCAACAAGGACTCCGCCCAGCCATCAACCTCCTCTAAAG CTCGAGCGGAGGATGACGACATCATGATCGTCGACTCTGACGAGGAGGGGGCGTCGTCCAGCGCGGCGGCAGGAACGGCGGCGACCCCCAGCGGCACCAAGAGGAAGCACTCGGACGCAGAAACCGGCGAAACTTCCATCAAGCGGCCGCGGACGGACCAATCA